Proteins from a genomic interval of Trifolium pratense cultivar HEN17-A07 linkage group LG6, ARS_RC_1.1, whole genome shotgun sequence:
- the LOC123892339 gene encoding putative receptor protein kinase ZmPK1 produces MADSTDNSAETSQRNKKSVRGPTMLKAIENVRKTGIKIPLQFDLETGECYGNNASHFKSYVALLTRERCSIAKELWKHIPEGVKNAMWTDIKAIFVIPGFDDAKRNDHFKKIWLWKQVLFKIVGCYLVLYVRKIVRGSWGCTLKLTACIAHGICGDNSTCSYNPKHGRKCSCIPGYRVKNHSDWSYGCEPMFDFTCNRSESTFSGMVNVEFYGYDIHYVEVSNYSSCEKLCLQDCNCKGFQHGFGSGKGFYKCYTKTQLRNGRHSPFFVGTTYLRLPKGNNFSKQETSTPGDHICQVKLQRVFVSASESHFVKFFLWFVTAIGAFEVVFIFVIWCSLLRTHQNTNADQQGYHLADIGFRKFSYLELKKATKGFSQEIGRGGGGVVYKGILSDERHAAIKRLYNAQQGGEGEFLAEVGIGRLNHMNLIEMWGYCAEGKYRLLVYEYMENGSLADNLSSNKLDCSKRYKIALAIARVLAYLHEECLEWILHCDIKPQNIGLNYVHSCLPKTYFAANR; encoded by the exons ATGGCTGATTCAACCGACAACTCTGCTGAAACTAGTCAACGTAATAAAAAAAGTGTTAGAGGTCCCACTATGTTGAAAGCAATTGAAAACGTTCGTAAAACGGGTATAAAGATCCCTCTCCAGTTTGATCTAGAAACTGGAGAGTGTTATGGTAACAATGCCTCCCATTTTAAGAGTTACGTAGCACTtcttactcgagaaagatgCAGTATTGCGAAAGAGTTGTGGAAACATATACCTGAAGGAGTAAAAAATGCTATGTGGACAGATATTAAG gCTATTTTTGTTATACCCGGGTTTGATGATGCAAAAAGGAAtgatcattttaagaaaatatg GTTGTGGAAACAAGTGTTGTTTAAGATAGTGGGGTGCTATCTTGTGTTGTATGTTAGAAAGATTGTTAGGGGGTCTTGGG GTTGCACTCTTAAACTTACAGCTTGTATAGCTCATGGGATTTGTGGAGATAATAGTACATGTAGTTATAATCCTAAGCATGGAAGAAAATGTTCTTGTATTCCAGGTTATAGAGTCAAGAATCATAGTGATTGGTCTTATGGTTGCGAACCTATGTTCGATTTTACTTGCAATAGAAGCGAGTCTACCTTTTCAGGGATGGTAAATGTTGAGTTTTATGGGTATGACATTCACTATGTTGAAGTTAGTAACTATAGTTCTTGTGAGAAATTATGCTTACAAGATTGTAATTGTAAAGGATTTCAGCACGGTTTTGGATCGGGAAAAGGCTTTTATAAGTGttatacaaaaacacaattgaGAAATGGAAGGCATTCGCCATTCTTTGTAGGAACAACATACTTGAGATTGCCTAAAGGTAATAACTTTTCGAAACAAGAAACTTCCACTCCGGGGGACCATATTTGTCAAGTGAAACTTCAAAGAGTTTTCGTTAGTGCAAGCGAGAGTCAttttgtgaagttttttttatggtttgtcACCGCGATTGGAGCTTTCGAGGtggttttcatttttgtcattTGGTGCTCCCTATTAAGGACGCACCAAAATACTAATGCAGACCAACAGGGCTACCATCTAGCGGATATTGGGTTCCGAAAATTCAGTTACTTGGAGCTAAAGAAAGCAACAAAAGGGTTCAGTCAAGAGATCGGAAGAGGCGGAGGAGGGGTTGTTTACAAAGGCATATTATCTGATGAAAGACATGCTGCAATAAAGAGACTTTACAATGCTCAACAAGGAGGAGAAGGCGAGTTTCTCGCTGAAGTAGGCATTGGAAGGCTTAATcacatgaatttgattgaaatgtgGGGATATTGTGCTGAGGGAAAATATAGATTATTGGTTTATGAATACATGGAAAATGGTTCTTTAGCTGACAATTTGTCATCTAATAAACTTGATTGTAGTAAAAGGTACAAAATTGCTTTAGCAATAGCAAGAGTTTTAGCATATCTACATGAAGAA